ATTTCTGTTCCTTTTGATACAGAATTGCTCTCGTTAGAATTGGTGCAATCAAATTCATTGGTTTCAAGTTATTGTCTCAAAAATTTTTCCTGGCTAATCCTTTTTCTCCGGGCGACGATACTAATGGCGTTAGTCAAAATACTTAAGAAATTGCGCCAGAAGTTGCGCCGACAACAGCCACGTCAGCAGTTGACTTATGAGCAAATGCTCGCATTTCTAAAGCAAGAGGCGCACTTAGCTGCCCTTAACCGTCCCCAGCATTTAACAATTTTGGCTGGGGACTCTTTGAGTAGCTGGTTTCCTACTGATTTATTACCACCAGAACGCACCTGGCTAAATCAAGGAATTGCTGGAGATACTTCAGCTGGACTGCTGCAACGGTTAGAGTTGTTTGACAAAATCCAACCGGAAAGAATTTTTGTGATGATTGGCATTAATGATTTAATCCGTGGGGTGGCGGATGGGATGATTCTGGAGAACCAACAGCAGATTGTCCGCTATTTGCGACGGGTGCATCCAGAGTCTCAGATTGTTTTGCAATCGATTTTGCCCCATAATCAGCAGTTTTCAAACTGGAAAAGAGCCGCTCCTGTTCCTAACAGTCAGATTCGCCAACTGAATCAGGAAATCAGGGCGATCGCTGCAGCAGAAGGAGCCAACTATCTGGATTTACATTCCCTATTTACTGACGTTGAAGGGAATCTGCGTCCCGAATTGACCACAGATGGGGTACATCTGAGTAGACAAGGGTATTTAGTTTGGCGCTCGGCATTGCAGATGTATAAATAACTAACTTTACTTATTGGCAAGGTTTCAGATCGGTGTTCAGGCATTTTATGATCAACAATAGGCAGAGAACACAGAGGGCACGGCTGCATGGACACAAAAGCTTTTAAAAGATCGCTCCAACATTCTGAAAACTACCATCGCAAGGGATTTGGTCGAGAAGCCGAAGTCTCTAGTATGTTGCAGTCGGAGTATCAAAGCACTCTGGTTCAGCAAATTCGGGATAATAACTATACAC
This window of the Chroococcidiopsis sp. CCMEE 29 genome carries:
- a CDS encoding SGNH/GDSL hydrolase family protein; this translates as MALVKILKKLRQKLRRQQPRQQLTYEQMLAFLKQEAHLAALNRPQHLTILAGDSLSSWFPTDLLPPERTWLNQGIAGDTSAGLLQRLELFDKIQPERIFVMIGINDLIRGVADGMILENQQQIVRYLRRVHPESQIVLQSILPHNQQFSNWKRAAPVPNSQIRQLNQEIRAIAAAEGANYLDLHSLFTDVEGNLRPELTTDGVHLSRQGYLVWRSALQMYK